A single Natrinema pellirubrum DSM 15624 DNA region contains:
- a CDS encoding HTH domain-containing protein: MQRKTDHTDRTVVCHVRAPLLLEPIDEQIETLQACEDEGAIDDLLLRSWPKEVALSEESPHQAVLENYERFEQWADRRGVSVRPPFRERETTSQITGETRERLVTPLLCLEIYEDDDLVGVFPHTDERTEETYTTDEAIATLRTGAVPTPLEPVDAGAATDADGVPDGTISDPCPDCGGELIDGQGLFACGDCGWVGQVTDSGRYVAQVTASKTAAEEQTPPQS; encoded by the coding sequence ATGCAGCGCAAAACCGACCATACGGACCGTACTGTGGTGTGTCACGTGCGCGCACCCCTGCTTCTCGAGCCGATCGACGAGCAGATCGAGACGCTACAAGCCTGCGAGGACGAGGGAGCGATCGACGACCTGCTGTTGCGGAGTTGGCCCAAGGAGGTCGCGCTCTCCGAAGAGAGCCCCCATCAGGCGGTCCTCGAGAACTACGAACGGTTCGAGCAGTGGGCCGATCGCCGCGGCGTGAGCGTCCGCCCGCCGTTTCGGGAGCGGGAAACGACCTCACAGATCACCGGCGAGACCCGCGAGCGGCTCGTGACGCCGCTTTTGTGTCTCGAGATCTACGAGGACGACGATCTGGTCGGGGTCTTCCCGCACACCGACGAGCGGACCGAGGAGACCTACACCACCGACGAGGCGATCGCGACGCTTCGGACCGGCGCGGTGCCGACCCCGCTCGAGCCGGTCGATGCCGGAGCAGCGACCGACGCCGACGGTGTGCCGGATGGGACGATCTCGGACCCGTGTCCCGACTGCGGCGGGGAGTTGATCGACGGCCAGGGACTGTTTGCCTGTGGCGACTGCGGCTGGGTCGGGCAGGTGACCGACTCCGGGCGGTACGTCGCCCAGGTGACGGCGTCCAAGACGGCGGCGGAAGAGCAGACGCCGCCGCAGTCATAG
- a CDS encoding DMT family transporter translates to MSKIDWIPDGCRDAALFSILALCWGSSFVAIEIGLEYVPPLLFAGLRYAIAGTIVFAYAAVMNDRVRPAGRGEWAAVTVAGTFVIALYHGLLYLGELYVSGAVAATIVSTAPILTAGFAGVVLPEERLAPAGIAGFVLGLVGVIAVVQPSSAALGSDVTVGAVLVFGSAVAFALGSVLVRPIDSALPIETLQAWAMLIGAGVLLGWAFLRGESVAAIELTSATVLSFSYLTLVSGVFAFFLYFELLERTGATQVILVSYAEPVVAMGVSWVALGYLVDSLTLVGLVTILAGFVMIKRKALRSVLRSALDGASSTTP, encoded by the coding sequence ATGAGTAAAATCGATTGGATTCCAGATGGGTGCCGTGATGCGGCACTCTTTTCGATACTTGCGCTATGCTGGGGCAGTTCGTTCGTCGCGATCGAGATCGGACTCGAGTACGTTCCGCCGCTCCTGTTCGCCGGCCTTCGCTACGCGATCGCGGGCACGATCGTCTTCGCATACGCGGCCGTGATGAACGATCGGGTTCGACCCGCGGGCCGAGGGGAATGGGCGGCAGTTACCGTCGCCGGCACGTTCGTCATCGCGCTCTATCACGGCCTGTTGTATCTCGGCGAACTGTACGTGTCGGGCGCGGTCGCGGCAACGATCGTTAGCACGGCACCGATCCTGACGGCAGGGTTCGCCGGCGTGGTACTCCCGGAGGAGCGGCTGGCACCTGCAGGGATCGCAGGCTTCGTCCTCGGTCTGGTGGGCGTGATCGCCGTCGTCCAGCCGTCGTCGGCCGCGCTCGGGAGCGACGTGACCGTCGGCGCTGTCCTCGTGTTCGGCTCGGCCGTCGCGTTCGCGCTCGGGAGCGTCCTCGTGCGCCCGATCGACTCGGCGCTCCCGATCGAGACGCTCCAGGCGTGGGCGATGCTCATCGGGGCCGGCGTGTTGCTCGGCTGGGCGTTCCTGCGCGGGGAGTCGGTCGCAGCGATCGAACTGACGTCGGCGACGGTCCTCTCGTTTAGCTACCTGACGCTCGTCTCCGGCGTGTTCGCGTTCTTCCTCTACTTCGAACTGCTCGAGCGAACCGGTGCGACGCAGGTTATCCTGGTCAGCTACGCCGAGCCGGTAGTTGCGATGGGGGTAAGCTGGGTCGCGCTGGGCTATCTCGTCGACTCGCTCACGCTCGTCGGCCTCGTGACGATCCTCGCGGGCTTCGTCATGATCAAACGCAAGGCGCTGCGGTCCGTGCTTCGCTCGGCGCTCGACGGAGCGTCTTCCACGACTCCGTGA
- a CDS encoding Lrp/AsnC family transcriptional regulator → MDERDVRLLKAIAELETGSPERLHEATDIPISTIHYRLNNLREEGIIENDRYDIDLEALGLGVTVLIEVHADYRGSYETFADRLLTVEGVTNVYFTMGETDFIVVARLSDSGMVERLIAEFEQLEGVERTDSTFVISAIEERDALQSYELETLLEELVDE, encoded by the coding sequence ATGGACGAACGCGACGTGCGCCTCCTCAAGGCGATCGCCGAACTCGAGACGGGAAGTCCCGAACGGCTCCACGAGGCAACCGATATTCCGATCTCGACGATCCACTACCGTCTCAACAACCTCCGAGAGGAGGGCATCATCGAGAACGACCGCTACGACATCGATCTCGAGGCACTCGGACTGGGCGTCACCGTCCTGATCGAGGTTCACGCGGACTATCGGGGCTCCTACGAGACGTTCGCGGATCGGCTCCTGACCGTCGAGGGGGTCACGAACGTCTACTTCACGATGGGAGAGACGGACTTCATCGTCGTCGCACGCCTGAGCGACAGCGGCATGGTCGAACGCCTGATCGCCGAGTTCGAACAACTCGAGGGCGTCGAACGAACCGACTCGACGTTCGTCATCTCGGCGATCGAAGAACGGGACGCGCTCCAGAGTTACGAGTTAGAGACGCTGCTCGAGGAACTCGTCGACGAGTGA
- the gatE gene encoding Glu-tRNA(Gln) amidotransferase subunit GatE: MTEYDYDELGLVAGLEIHQQLDTATKLFCQCPTELREPEASTRTFSRYLHPTRSELGELDDAAVEESMVDREFEYLAYDTTCLVEEDDEPPHELDEEALETVLEIAQLMDMSPVDQAHVMRKIVVDGSNTTGFQRSSLIATGGAIETSAGAVGIEDLMLEEESAQRVEETDDGVRYSLDRLGIPLVEIGTSPDISTPEQALEAAERIGMLLRSTGKVKRGLGTIRQDVNVSIEEGARVEIKGVQSLDDIDDIVRNEVARQAELVEIAAELEEREASVGEVQDVTEVFEDTDSGVISGALNSGGAVTAVPLYGFDGIVGREIAPDRRLGTELSDHAKRHGAGGIFHTDELPAYGVTEDEVTDLRAAVGAGPEDAVAIVAADTEIAESAIEAAAERAETALEGVPEETRGANDDGTTRYLRPLPGAARMYPETDVPPVEPDPSEVPEPELLTEKVERYQDEYDLGEGLAEQVAYGEYMPLFEDVVADGINPTLAATTLESTLTEVRRDGAAVENLTRDHLEGVLRLVEDGDLPNEGVPDLLAALAEEPDRTAEEAAEDAGLGGAEEDEVREAVVEVVERNAGQVEEEGMQAFSGLMGECMGALRGKADGDLVSELLREEIQKRA; encoded by the coding sequence ATGACCGAGTACGACTACGACGAGCTCGGACTCGTCGCCGGGCTGGAGATCCACCAGCAACTCGACACGGCGACGAAGCTGTTCTGTCAGTGTCCGACCGAGCTTCGCGAGCCCGAGGCGTCGACGCGAACGTTTTCGCGCTATCTCCACCCCACCCGGAGCGAACTGGGCGAACTCGACGACGCCGCTGTCGAGGAGAGCATGGTCGACCGCGAGTTCGAGTACCTCGCCTACGACACGACCTGTCTCGTCGAGGAGGACGACGAGCCGCCCCACGAGTTGGACGAGGAAGCCCTCGAGACCGTCCTCGAGATCGCCCAGCTCATGGACATGAGTCCAGTCGACCAGGCCCACGTCATGCGCAAGATCGTCGTCGACGGCTCGAACACGACGGGCTTCCAGCGCTCGTCGCTGATCGCCACCGGCGGCGCGATCGAGACCAGTGCGGGAGCGGTCGGCATCGAAGACCTCATGCTCGAGGAGGAAAGCGCCCAGCGCGTCGAGGAGACCGACGACGGCGTCCGCTACAGCCTCGACCGGCTCGGGATCCCGCTGGTCGAGATCGGGACGAGTCCCGACATCTCGACGCCGGAGCAGGCCCTCGAGGCCGCCGAACGGATCGGCATGCTGCTTCGCTCGACCGGGAAGGTCAAGCGCGGCCTGGGGACGATCCGCCAGGACGTCAACGTCTCCATCGAGGAGGGTGCCCGCGTCGAGATCAAGGGCGTCCAGAGTCTCGACGACATCGACGACATCGTCCGCAACGAGGTGGCCCGCCAGGCCGAACTCGTCGAGATCGCGGCCGAACTGGAGGAGCGTGAGGCGTCGGTCGGCGAGGTGCAGGACGTGACCGAGGTCTTCGAGGACACCGACAGCGGCGTCATTTCGGGCGCGCTGAACTCCGGCGGTGCCGTCACGGCGGTCCCGCTCTACGGCTTCGACGGGATCGTCGGCCGCGAGATCGCCCCCGACCGCCGGCTCGGGACCGAACTCTCCGATCACGCCAAGCGCCACGGCGCGGGCGGGATCTTCCACACCGACGAACTGCCGGCGTACGGCGTCACCGAGGACGAGGTCACCGACCTGCGTGCTGCCGTCGGTGCCGGCCCCGAGGACGCCGTCGCCATCGTCGCCGCCGACACCGAGATCGCGGAATCGGCGATCGAAGCCGCCGCCGAGCGTGCCGAGACCGCGCTCGAGGGCGTCCCCGAGGAGACCCGCGGCGCGAACGACGACGGGACGACCCGCTATCTCCGCCCCCTGCCGGGTGCGGCGCGGATGTACCCCGAGACGGACGTGCCGCCGGTCGAACCCGACCCGAGCGAGGTGCCCGAGCCCGAACTGTTGACCGAGAAGGTCGAGCGGTATCAGGACGAGTACGACCTCGGCGAGGGGCTGGCCGAACAGGTCGCCTACGGCGAGTATATGCCGCTGTTCGAGGATGTCGTCGCCGACGGGATCAATCCCACGCTGGCCGCGACGACGCTCGAGTCGACGCTGACCGAAGTCCGCCGTGACGGCGCGGCCGTCGAGAACCTGACCCGCGACCACCTCGAGGGCGTTCTCCGGCTGGTCGAGGACGGCGACCTGCCGAACGAGGGCGTCCCGGATCTGCTCGCGGCGCTGGCCGAGGAGCCGGACCGGACGGCCGAGGAAGCGGCCGAGGACGCCGGACTCGGCGGAGCAGAGGAGGACGAAGTCCGCGAGGCCGTCGTCGAGGTCGTCGAACGCAACGCGGGCCAAGTCGAGGAGGAGGGCATGCAGGCCTTCTCCGGACTCATGGGCGAGTGCATGGGCGCGCTCCGCGGGAAGGCCGACGGTGACCTCGTGAGCGAACTCCTGCGCGAGGAGATTCAGAAACGAGCGTAA
- a CDS encoding heme ABC transporter ATP-binding protein has protein sequence MTSADRGSGADRDPAREADLEPASISIANCSLSFGDLEVLEDISLTIEPGEFVGFVGPNGAGKTTLLRLISGALEPDSGSIEVDGTDVHGLSSRASSRLVSVVPQDTTLSFSFPVRDVVEMGRHPHRSRFSSATPDDRAAVERALERTRTAELADRPIDEVSGGQRQRVVLARAIAQETPVMLLDEPTASLDVNHQVETLELVRELVEGGRTVVAAIHDLELAARYCDRLVLLADGQVAADGPPSSVLTREALADSFDANAVVTPSPVTGTETVTAFAADREAGPLPDRVHVLGAGTAAAGVIARLEAAGVGVSVGPVSSGDAAAETAHSLGVKTVETEPFARPSSAELESVESLIRAAGTAVLADFVVGAGTQSLLDPLDETDSLVLVETRPFADRNFAGGEARERYERYRERGLEVPGSRVLEAVSTVGSDRSRSRSSPPADSAESPDD, from the coding sequence ATGACGTCAGCCGACCGCGGGTCCGGTGCCGACCGCGACCCCGCCCGTGAAGCCGACCTCGAGCCGGCGTCGATCTCGATCGCGAACTGTTCGCTGTCGTTCGGCGACCTCGAGGTCCTCGAGGACATCTCACTGACGATCGAGCCCGGCGAGTTCGTCGGCTTCGTCGGTCCCAACGGGGCCGGCAAGACCACGCTTTTGCGGCTGATCAGCGGCGCGCTCGAGCCCGATTCGGGCTCGATCGAGGTCGACGGAACCGACGTTCACGGGCTCTCCTCGCGGGCCTCGAGCCGGCTCGTCTCGGTCGTACCACAGGACACGACGCTGTCGTTTTCGTTCCCGGTGCGGGATGTCGTCGAGATGGGCCGACATCCACATCGCTCCCGGTTCTCCTCCGCGACGCCCGACGACCGCGCCGCGGTCGAGCGCGCCCTCGAGCGGACCCGGACCGCCGAACTGGCCGACCGACCGATCGACGAGGTCAGCGGCGGCCAGCGCCAGCGAGTCGTGCTGGCGCGGGCGATCGCACAGGAGACCCCGGTCATGCTGTTGGATGAGCCGACCGCGAGCCTCGACGTGAACCACCAGGTCGAGACGCTCGAGTTGGTCCGGGAGCTGGTCGAGGGCGGTCGAACGGTCGTCGCGGCGATCCACGACCTCGAGCTGGCGGCCCGCTACTGCGATCGGCTCGTGTTGCTCGCGGACGGACAGGTCGCGGCGGACGGCCCGCCCTCGAGCGTGTTGACGCGGGAGGCGCTCGCGGATTCGTTCGACGCGAACGCGGTCGTGACGCCGAGTCCGGTGACCGGGACCGAGACGGTGACCGCGTTCGCGGCCGACCGCGAGGCGGGGCCGCTGCCGGACCGGGTCCACGTCTTGGGAGCCGGCACCGCCGCGGCCGGTGTCATCGCCCGCCTCGAGGCCGCAGGCGTCGGCGTCTCGGTCGGCCCGGTCTCGAGCGGCGACGCGGCGGCGGAGACTGCCCACTCGCTCGGCGTCAAAACCGTCGAGACCGAGCCGTTCGCCCGGCCGAGTAGCGCGGAGTTAGAGAGCGTCGAGTCGCTGATTCGGGCAGCCGGGACGGCAGTTCTCGCGGATTTCGTCGTCGGGGCTGGAACCCAGTCGCTGCTCGACCCACTCGACGAGACGGACTCGCTCGTGCTGGTGGAGACGCGGCCGTTCGCCGATCGGAACTTCGCCGGCGGCGAAGCGCGAGAGCGCTACGAACGGTATCGTGAACGCGGGCTCGAGGTGCCGGGCAGTCGCGTCCTCGAGGCGGTGTCGACGGTCGGGTCGGACCGGTCACGATCGCGGTCGTCGCCCCCGGCCGACTCGGCGGAGTCCCCCGACGACTGA
- the btuC gene encoding vitamin B12 ABC transporter permease BtuC — translation MQRSVRTMVWSAGLSGLLVTVVVVSAALGPVRIEPATVAMAILNGVAVPSGIEAGTTTLPLLGWPVPVPALEFSSAFSFPVEETHEYIVVQLRLPRIVLAATVGFALAAAGTVMQGFFRNPLADPSIIGVSSGGAAGAVAAIAFPALVPFGSLHLAAFVGALATAFLVYAIATEGGRTPVATLLLAGVAVQAFLGAMISYMLIHSGDGLREAVVWLMGSLANRGWNDVAFALPVSLAGALVLATYARELNVLLLGEEDAHHLGVEVERTKLVLLALASVVTAAGVAVTGVIGFVGLVVPHIMRLLVGPDHRILFPTSALAGASFLVVTDTIARWPAGPTEVPVGIVTAALGAPFFLFLLTRREVYSV, via the coding sequence ATGCAGCGATCGGTCCGAACGATGGTCTGGTCGGCAGGACTGAGCGGGTTGCTCGTCACCGTCGTCGTCGTCAGCGCCGCCCTCGGACCGGTCCGGATCGAGCCGGCGACCGTCGCGATGGCGATCCTCAACGGCGTCGCCGTCCCGTCCGGGATCGAGGCCGGAACAACGACGCTACCACTGCTCGGATGGCCCGTGCCGGTGCCGGCTCTCGAGTTTTCGTCCGCGTTCTCGTTTCCCGTCGAGGAGACCCACGAGTACATCGTCGTGCAATTGCGACTGCCGCGGATCGTCCTCGCCGCGACGGTCGGGTTCGCGCTCGCCGCCGCGGGGACGGTGATGCAGGGGTTCTTCCGGAACCCGCTCGCTGATCCGTCGATCATCGGCGTCTCCTCGGGCGGTGCGGCCGGCGCGGTCGCGGCCATCGCCTTTCCCGCGCTCGTCCCGTTCGGCAGCCTCCATCTGGCCGCGTTCGTCGGCGCACTCGCGACGGCGTTTCTCGTCTACGCGATCGCGACCGAGGGCGGACGGACGCCGGTCGCGACACTGTTGCTCGCCGGCGTCGCCGTGCAGGCCTTTCTCGGCGCGATGATCTCGTACATGCTCATTCACAGCGGTGACGGCCTCAGGGAAGCCGTCGTCTGGTTGATGGGGAGCCTGGCGAACCGGGGCTGGAACGACGTCGCGTTCGCACTCCCGGTGTCGCTCGCCGGCGCGCTCGTGCTGGCGACGTACGCGCGGGAACTGAACGTCCTCCTGCTCGGCGAGGAGGACGCCCACCACCTCGGGGTCGAGGTCGAGCGGACCAAACTCGTTCTACTCGCGCTCGCGAGCGTCGTCACCGCGGCGGGGGTCGCCGTCACGGGCGTTATCGGGTTCGTCGGGCTGGTCGTCCCCCACATCATGCGGCTGCTCGTCGGCCCGGACCACCGGATCCTGTTCCCGACGAGCGCGCTCGCCGGCGCGTCGTTTCTGGTCGTCACGGACACGATCGCGCGGTGGCCGGCCGGCCCGACCGAGGTCCCGGTCGGCATCGTCACGGCGGCGCTCGGTGCCCCCTTCTTCCTGTTCCTGCTCACGCGTCGGGAGGTGTACTCGGTATGA
- a CDS encoding PGF-CTERM-anchored ABC transporter substrate-binding protein, with the protein MRRQLAVILTVLLTVSAIGPAVAGAGTGTGAAVQDAEVQCDYPRTMTDATGEDVTIEDEPESVVTLYPGDAQLAYSIGAEDTVIGMPVSQYTESLEAGDRTDITGDDGLTPVAEEIINLNPDVVLAANIALGNADLREQLEDAGITVVVLDRATSLEDVRENVRVTGQVTGECDGAEETLQWMNERLEIYENALENESAPLAYYDGGESGDTHGTETFQHDVMTTAGLTNLAAETGQEGWGQMNSEVVVDANPEWIVYPDRTESPPSADALQGTTAVSEGKVVAVDDNAMSQPGPNVVYAIDTLIEAVHPEVYDDIEGDLEAVDGEYRDDGNESDGGSESDGDNESAIPGFGTAAALIALLAAAGFVARRR; encoded by the coding sequence ATGCGACGACAGCTAGCCGTCATCCTGACAGTTCTCCTCACTGTTTCGGCGATCGGGCCCGCCGTGGCCGGCGCCGGAACCGGGACTGGAGCAGCCGTACAAGACGCCGAGGTACAGTGTGACTATCCACGCACGATGACCGACGCGACCGGCGAGGACGTGACGATCGAGGACGAACCCGAGTCGGTCGTCACGCTCTATCCGGGCGACGCACAACTCGCCTACTCGATCGGTGCCGAGGACACGGTCATCGGGATGCCAGTCAGCCAGTACACCGAGTCGCTCGAGGCCGGCGACAGGACCGACATCACCGGCGACGACGGCTTGACTCCCGTCGCCGAGGAGATCATCAACCTGAACCCCGATGTCGTCCTCGCCGCAAATATCGCCCTGGGCAATGCTGACCTCCGCGAGCAACTCGAGGACGCCGGGATCACGGTCGTCGTCCTCGACCGGGCGACCTCGCTCGAGGACGTTCGCGAGAACGTCCGCGTGACCGGGCAGGTGACCGGCGAGTGCGACGGTGCCGAGGAGACGCTCCAGTGGATGAACGAGCGCCTCGAGATCTACGAGAACGCGCTCGAAAACGAGTCCGCACCGCTCGCGTACTACGACGGCGGCGAGAGCGGCGACACCCACGGCACGGAGACGTTCCAGCACGACGTGATGACGACGGCCGGTCTCACCAACCTGGCGGCCGAAACGGGTCAGGAAGGGTGGGGGCAGATGAACTCCGAGGTCGTCGTCGACGCGAACCCCGAGTGGATCGTCTACCCCGACCGGACGGAGTCGCCGCCATCGGCGGACGCCCTTCAGGGGACGACCGCCGTCAGTGAGGGCAAGGTCGTCGCCGTCGACGACAACGCGATGAGCCAACCCGGCCCCAACGTCGTCTACGCGATCGACACGCTCATCGAGGCGGTCCACCCCGAGGTGTACGACGATATCGAAGGCGACCTCGAGGCGGTCGACGGGGAGTACCGAGACGATGGCAACGAGTCGGACGGCGGATCGGAGAGCGACGGGGATAACGAGAGCGCTATCCCCGGTTTCGGCACTGCCGCCGCGCTGATCGCCCTGCTGGCCGCCGCCGGCTTCGTTGCCCGGCGACGATAG
- the srp19 gene encoding signal recognition particle subunit SRP19, producing MVENVIWPAYLDAALSRAEGRRVAEDLAVEEPTVDEIAKAVQQIGYDATIERDKAYSREHWADRGRVVVRGADDSTKNDLVQAVAAYVVAMRE from the coding sequence ATGGTCGAGAACGTCATCTGGCCCGCCTATCTCGATGCGGCCCTCTCGCGGGCCGAGGGACGGCGCGTGGCCGAGGATCTGGCGGTCGAGGAACCGACGGTCGACGAGATCGCGAAGGCCGTCCAGCAGATCGGGTACGACGCCACGATCGAGCGGGACAAGGCCTACTCGCGGGAACACTGGGCTGACCGGGGCCGGGTCGTCGTCCGTGGGGCCGACGACTCGACGAAGAACGACCTCGTTCAAGCCGTCGCGGCGTACGTCGTCGCGATGCGCGAGTGA
- a CDS encoding H/ACA ribonucleoprotein complex subunit GAR1 — protein MRRVGSVVRTAQGLAVLRADETDGDAHRDEIGTTVLDDDLEAIGRVVDVFGPVSRPYLAVTPDDGVHLPALVGSTLYAR, from the coding sequence ATGCGCCGGGTTGGAAGCGTCGTCCGCACCGCACAGGGCCTCGCGGTCCTCCGGGCGGACGAAACGGACGGCGACGCCCACCGCGACGAGATCGGGACGACGGTCCTCGACGACGACCTCGAGGCGATCGGCCGCGTGGTCGACGTCTTCGGCCCGGTCTCGCGGCCGTATCTGGCGGTGACGCCCGACGACGGCGTCCACTTGCCCGCACTGGTCGGGTCGACGCTGTACGCGCGGTAG
- a CDS encoding presenilin family intramembrane aspartyl protease PSH, producing the protein MNDRSRILAAVGATVLLFVAVQIGALALVEPFDQSGRQAVENPQDPTNSIFYVGIMLVATALMLAAFRYDLEGLIRLLLVGVSVTISWYVFAELVPALVEPIAPAGVADALAVLASLAVGAALLWYPEWYVIDGAGIVMGAGAAALFGISFGLLPALLLLSVLAVYDAISVYGTEHMLDLAEGVMDLKIPVVLVVPTTLSYSYLAAGSAEDALEDESAADGGQPVAEPEDAGGDEAATVDDDGTATTDEAAGDDVLERDAFFIGLGDAVIPTVLVASAASFLEAGAIAVPGLALNLAALGASLGTIAGLLVLMYMVIEGRAHAGLPLLNGGAIGGYLLGALASGVSIATAVGF; encoded by the coding sequence ATGAACGATCGGAGCCGGATCCTCGCGGCCGTCGGCGCGACGGTCCTGCTGTTCGTCGCCGTCCAGATCGGTGCCCTGGCACTGGTCGAACCGTTCGACCAGTCGGGACGACAGGCCGTCGAGAACCCGCAGGATCCGACCAACAGCATCTTTTACGTCGGTATCATGCTCGTCGCAACCGCGCTGATGCTCGCCGCCTTCCGGTACGACCTCGAGGGGCTGATCAGACTCCTGCTGGTCGGTGTCAGCGTGACGATCTCGTGGTACGTCTTCGCCGAACTCGTGCCCGCCCTCGTCGAGCCGATCGCCCCGGCGGGCGTCGCGGACGCCCTCGCCGTCCTCGCCTCGCTGGCTGTCGGTGCCGCCCTGCTGTGGTATCCCGAGTGGTACGTCATCGACGGCGCGGGGATCGTGATGGGAGCCGGTGCCGCCGCCCTCTTCGGGATCAGCTTCGGGCTCCTGCCGGCCCTATTGTTGCTCTCGGTGCTGGCCGTCTACGACGCCATCAGCGTCTACGGCACCGAACACATGCTCGATCTCGCCGAGGGCGTGATGGACCTCAAGATTCCGGTCGTCCTCGTCGTGCCGACAACGCTGTCGTACTCCTATCTCGCGGCCGGCAGTGCCGAGGACGCCCTCGAGGACGAAAGCGCCGCCGACGGCGGCCAGCCGGTCGCCGAACCCGAGGACGCGGGGGGCGACGAAGCAGCTACCGTCGACGACGATGGGACAGCCACGACCGACGAGGCGGCCGGGGACGACGTCCTCGAGCGTGACGCCTTCTTCATCGGACTGGGCGACGCCGTCATCCCGACAGTGCTGGTCGCCAGCGCCGCGTCGTTCCTCGAGGCCGGGGCGATCGCGGTGCCGGGGCTCGCGCTGAACCTGGCGGCGCTTGGCGCGTCGCTGGGGACGATCGCCGGCTTGCTCGTCCTCATGTACATGGTGATCGAGGGGCGGGCCCACGCCGGCCTCCCGCTGTTGAACGGCGGGGCGATCGGGGGCTATCTGCTCGGCGCGCTCGCCAGCGGCGTCTCGATCGCGACTGCGGTCGGGTTCTGA
- a CDS encoding PAS domain-containing sensor histidine kinase — MSGPSTDALVAAGFDALPARVAILDASGTIVDTNESWESFGEEQGLARSAGGVGSNYLAVCEASDDPDAVETARGIRAIAAGDSESFRLEYPCHTPGEDGWYLLDARPYDHGGERFVLVMHVDITERKLLERRTREQAERMESFATLLSHDLRNPLSVALAHAEMLELDDGVDLGDDSDENPLRASLERMESIINEALLLATIDTVEETELLALSRAVETAWTTVRTDGASVDVVDDVVIRADPSLLAHLFENLFRNAVEHGSTSPDSHTRQDAVEHGSTNPASHAQQNAVEHGGDGPRIEIGALESTAADGDRDDEAAKAVEDGTRPTDWSGEAADYDGFYVEDDGPGIPPDERERIFESGYSSAGGSGFGLAIVSDVVDAHGWSIRVTSGRNGGARFEVRGVTVVDR, encoded by the coding sequence ATGAGTGGCCCAAGCACGGATGCGTTGGTCGCGGCCGGCTTCGACGCGTTGCCCGCACGCGTCGCGATCCTCGACGCGTCGGGGACGATCGTCGACACGAACGAGTCCTGGGAATCGTTCGGCGAGGAACAGGGACTAGCACGGAGCGCGGGTGGCGTCGGGAGTAACTACCTCGCGGTCTGTGAGGCGAGCGACGATCCCGATGCAGTCGAAACTGCACGCGGGATCCGCGCGATCGCCGCCGGCGACAGCGAGTCGTTCCGCCTCGAGTACCCCTGCCACACGCCGGGCGAGGACGGCTGGTACCTGCTGGATGCCAGACCGTACGACCACGGCGGCGAGCGGTTCGTCCTCGTCATGCACGTCGACATCACCGAGCGCAAACTCCTCGAGCGGCGGACGCGAGAACAGGCCGAGCGGATGGAATCGTTCGCCACACTGCTCTCTCACGACCTCCGGAACCCGCTGTCCGTTGCGCTGGCACACGCGGAGATGCTCGAGTTGGACGACGGCGTCGACCTCGGCGACGACAGCGACGAAAACCCGTTGCGCGCCTCGCTCGAGCGCATGGAGTCGATCATCAACGAGGCGTTGCTCCTCGCGACGATCGATACGGTCGAGGAGACCGAACTCCTGGCGCTCTCGCGGGCCGTCGAGACTGCCTGGACCACCGTCCGCACGGACGGCGCGAGCGTCGACGTCGTCGACGACGTCGTGATCCGTGCCGATCCGTCGCTTCTGGCCCACCTCTTCGAGAACCTGTTTCGAAACGCTGTCGAACACGGTTCGACAAGCCCTGACTCGCACACTCGTCAGGACGCCGTCGAGCATGGCTCGACGAACCCTGCTTCGCACGCTCAGCAGAACGCCGTCGAACACGGGGGAGACGGCCCCCGTATCGAGATCGGGGCCCTCGAGTCGACGGCCGCCGACGGGGACCGCGACGACGAGGCGGCGAAAGCGGTCGAGGACGGAACGCGGCCCACGGACTGGTCGGGCGAAGCGGCCGACTACGACGGGTTTTACGTCGAAGACGACGGTCCCGGAATCCCGCCCGACGAGCGCGAGCGGATCTTCGAGAGTGGCTACTCGAGCGCCGGCGGCTCGGGTTTCGGGTTGGCGATCGTCAGCGACGTGGTCGACGCCCACGGCTGGTCGATCAGGGTCACGTCGGGACGAAACGGCGGGGCTCGGTTCGAGGTTCGCGGCGTCACCGTCGTCGACCGATAG